In a single window of the Terriglobus roseus genome:
- a CDS encoding reverse transcriptase-like protein, with the protein MPNGDLFAAEASTRSRSTGGTVLAHCDGGARGNPGPAGYGAVIAAEDGTVLAELSEFLGHKTNNYAEYSGLLGVLQWAIDHNHLRVRLVSDSELMVKQIQGKYKVNSPDLKPLWEEAKRRIAKLEFFNISHALRHKNKTADRLANEAMDRGMGRPAAAPPLKAIPYPTKSSEPPAPKRMDPLPAEPRPSAPAAGEMLRGFVRDGSIVLLGGKTLPDGVFVKVIRE; encoded by the coding sequence ATGCCTAACGGAGACCTTTTCGCAGCCGAAGCTTCCACCAGATCCCGCAGCACGGGCGGCACTGTTCTTGCCCATTGCGACGGAGGCGCGCGCGGCAATCCTGGCCCGGCCGGCTATGGCGCAGTCATCGCCGCGGAAGACGGCACGGTGCTCGCCGAACTCAGCGAGTTCCTCGGCCATAAGACGAATAACTACGCGGAGTACAGCGGCCTCCTCGGCGTCCTGCAGTGGGCCATCGATCACAACCACCTGCGCGTGCGCCTGGTCAGCGACAGCGAATTGATGGTCAAGCAGATCCAGGGCAAGTACAAGGTCAACAGCCCCGATCTGAAGCCGCTGTGGGAAGAGGCAAAGCGCCGCATTGCGAAGCTGGAGTTCTTCAACATCAGCCACGCCCTGCGCCACAAGAACAAGACCGCCGATCGCCTGGCCAACGAAGCCATGGATCGCGGCATGGGCCGGCCCGCAGCCGCACCGCCGCTTAAGGCAATTCCCTATCCCACCAAGTCCTCCGAGCCACCTGCGCCGAAGCGGATGGATCCTCTACCGGCCGAGCCACGTCCATCTGCCCCTGCTGCCGGCGAGATGCTGCGTGGCTTTGTGCGCGATGGCTCGATCGTTCTACTGGGTGGCAAGACTCTGCCGGACGGCGTCTTCGTCAAAGTCATCCGCGAGTAA
- a CDS encoding GatB/YqeY domain-containing protein — protein MAISEQIGKDIITAMKAKEPFKVETLRMAKSAFKSKEIDKREALTDAEEISILQTMIKQRKDAAEQFAKGNRPELSAKEHEEIKLLEIYMPQTAGDDEIRTVIQGAIAHLAKDGPKPGPKDMGAAMRVVQARIMASGLHADNKTVSTILKEELAKD, from the coding sequence ATGGCGATCAGCGAACAAATTGGTAAAGACATCATCACGGCCATGAAGGCCAAAGAGCCGTTCAAGGTAGAGACGCTGCGCATGGCGAAGTCTGCCTTCAAGAGCAAGGAGATCGACAAGCGTGAGGCGTTGACGGATGCCGAAGAGATCTCGATCCTGCAGACCATGATCAAGCAGCGCAAGGACGCAGCCGAGCAGTTTGCCAAGGGCAATCGGCCGGAACTGTCTGCGAAGGAGCATGAGGAGATCAAGCTGCTGGAGATCTACATGCCGCAGACCGCGGGCGATGATGAGATCCGTACAGTGATTCAAGGTGCCATTGCGCACCTGGCGAAGGACGGTCCGAAGCCCGGCCCGAAGGACATGGGCGCAGCCATGCGTGTTGTCCAGGCCCGCATCATGGCCAGCGGCCTGCACGCCGATAACAAAACGGTAAGCACGATCCTCAAGGAAGAACTGGCGAAGGACTAG
- a CDS encoding pyridoxal-phosphate-dependent aminotransferase family protein — translation MIRKTRLFTSGPTPLLPAAQFAMAAADMHHRTPEFRALFTRVLGQLKEFVGTKNDVVVLSSSGTGAMEAAVSNLTSPGDRVLVLTAGKSGEQWVALAKSFGCAVDVVRAPYGETFALDAVKSALKLETRAVFMQATETSTGVRHCVPAVARLLKDTRSEALLVVDAVTGLGTTHLDMDAWGVDLMIGGSENAVMIPPGLSYLAVSENAWDRMEASYNPRYYFDLRKERKNNRSGESAYTPPVSLIAALGAALDYVAAQADGNLVEGRKKFIENAETTAAMTRAACLAMGMKLFSADVSSAAATAVIASEGIPSTSIVQALNDRFGAIITDGEGEMKGQILRIAHLGFFDYLDTIALIGALEQVLVQDLKLTGFAFGTGLIAAQKIYAERSANAAAERSCFCGRTDSCCSLLNPGYGVTDVKAVM, via the coding sequence ATGATCCGCAAGACACGCCTCTTCACGTCCGGTCCGACGCCTTTGCTTCCAGCAGCGCAGTTCGCGATGGCCGCCGCGGACATGCACCATCGCACGCCCGAGTTCCGTGCCCTGTTCACGCGCGTGCTGGGCCAGTTGAAAGAGTTTGTCGGCACAAAGAATGACGTTGTTGTCCTGTCCTCCAGCGGCACGGGAGCAATGGAAGCCGCTGTGTCGAACCTGACCTCGCCCGGCGACCGCGTGCTGGTATTGACCGCTGGCAAATCAGGCGAGCAATGGGTTGCACTTGCAAAGTCTTTTGGCTGCGCGGTCGACGTCGTGCGTGCGCCCTACGGCGAGACCTTCGCGCTGGACGCGGTCAAGTCCGCGCTCAAGCTGGAGACACGCGCCGTCTTCATGCAGGCGACCGAGACCAGCACAGGCGTTCGCCATTGCGTACCGGCCGTGGCCAGGCTGCTGAAAGACACACGGAGTGAGGCCCTGCTGGTCGTCGATGCGGTGACGGGCCTCGGAACCACGCATCTGGACATGGATGCCTGGGGCGTAGACCTGATGATTGGCGGATCGGAGAACGCTGTGATGATCCCGCCCGGCCTGTCTTACCTTGCCGTCAGCGAGAACGCGTGGGACCGCATGGAGGCAAGCTATAACCCGCGCTATTACTTCGATCTACGCAAGGAGCGCAAGAACAACAGGAGCGGCGAGAGTGCTTATACGCCACCGGTTTCGCTGATCGCCGCACTGGGTGCGGCTCTGGACTACGTCGCAGCGCAGGCCGACGGCAACCTCGTCGAGGGTCGTAAGAAGTTCATCGAGAACGCCGAGACGACTGCCGCCATGACCCGCGCGGCGTGCCTCGCCATGGGCATGAAGCTCTTCAGTGCCGATGTTTCGTCGGCAGCAGCAACGGCAGTGATCGCATCCGAGGGCATCCCCTCAACGAGCATCGTGCAGGCACTGAACGATCGCTTTGGCGCCATCATCACCGACGGAGAAGGCGAGATGAAAGGCCAGATCCTCCGCATCGCACACCTCGGCTTCTTCGATTATCTCGACACCATCGCCCTCATCGGCGCGCTGGAACAGGTGCTGGTGCAGGATCTGAAACTGACCGGCTTCGCATTCGGCACCGGCCTCATCGCCGCACAGAAGATCTACGCAGAGCGAAGCGCCAACGCGGCAGCCGAACGTAGCTGCTTCTGTGGTCGTACCGACAGTTGTTGCAGCCTGCTCAACCCCGGCTACGGCGTGACTGACGTGAAGGCTGTGATGTAA
- a CDS encoding rhamnogalacturonan acetylesterase — translation MKKYTLRLAGFALAALLSVAAHAQVTNQDDNVARPVDAYAAQAPMPANPSLPSLWIVGDSTAQNKADLGWGDHLSHYVDTSRINVVNRARAGRSSRTFMHEGAWDLVLASLKPGDYVLIQMGHNDGGDLDGAKPRGTLKGVGEESKEVTLPNGSHETVHTFGWYLRKYITDARAKGATPLLLGLTVRNIWTAGHIERDMGYDGFIQQVGVQTHVPYLDVSNVEADRLEKLGPEATAKLFPIDHTHTSADGAELVAGSVAEALRRDGTLARYLK, via the coding sequence ATGAAAAAATACACGCTTCGTCTCGCTGGATTCGCCCTGGCCGCGCTGCTGTCCGTGGCGGCGCATGCACAAGTCACGAATCAGGATGACAATGTCGCGCGGCCTGTTGACGCGTATGCGGCGCAGGCGCCCATGCCGGCGAATCCTTCCTTGCCCAGCCTCTGGATCGTGGGCGATTCCACCGCGCAGAACAAGGCTGACCTCGGCTGGGGCGATCATCTTTCGCACTACGTCGACACCTCGCGCATCAACGTGGTGAACCGGGCGCGTGCCGGTCGATCAAGCCGGACCTTCATGCACGAGGGCGCGTGGGATCTCGTGCTCGCCAGCCTGAAGCCCGGTGACTACGTCCTAATTCAGATGGGCCACAATGACGGCGGCGATCTGGACGGAGCCAAGCCGCGTGGCACGCTGAAGGGCGTGGGGGAAGAGAGCAAGGAAGTCACTCTGCCGAACGGATCGCATGAGACGGTGCACACCTTCGGCTGGTATCTGCGCAAGTACATTACGGATGCGCGCGCAAAGGGCGCGACGCCCTTGCTGCTGGGGCTGACCGTGCGCAACATCTGGACGGCTGGCCACATCGAGCGGGACATGGGCTATGACGGCTTCATCCAGCAGGTAGGCGTCCAGACCCACGTACCCTATCTCGACGTCTCGAACGTTGAGGCAGACCGTCTGGAGAAGCTGGGGCCCGAAGCCACAGCAAAGTTATTCCCCATCGACCACACGCATACTAGCGCGGATGGGGCGGAACTGGTGGCCGGCAGCGTTGCTGAGGCCCTGCGTCGCGACGGCACGCTCGCCCGATACCTGAAGTAG
- a CDS encoding DUF2076 domain-containing protein → MTQQEQQLLNGLIDRVNGTQLASKDTEAEALLQRTLGTNPDALYILCQTVLVQGFAMDKGQRDLAAAREEIDSLRQAQPEKHGSFLGNLFGLGKDDEQQQQPPRQGNPAPGYSNPTGYGAPSSTPGYAPVTNAPAPPQQGYPVQPGYGQPGYGQPAYGYPPQGAPYGYGGQPQGGMFGGGGGGFLQGAMQTAAGVVAGEFAFRAIEDVFSGFGHGGGERGFGGGEVVNNYYEDRPADSGGGGFGDRLAKADDYNGGVSSDIEDRRGESHGFLGSSDDSGNDGSNFADDSGSFDDGGFDGGDRGGDDNSY, encoded by the coding sequence ATGACACAGCAGGAACAGCAGCTTCTGAATGGCTTGATCGATCGCGTCAACGGCACACAGCTCGCCAGCAAGGACACGGAGGCCGAGGCGCTGCTACAGCGCACGCTCGGCACGAATCCTGACGCGCTCTACATCCTTTGCCAGACCGTCCTGGTGCAGGGCTTCGCCATGGACAAGGGACAACGCGACCTTGCAGCAGCACGTGAAGAGATCGACTCCCTGCGGCAGGCGCAGCCTGAGAAGCACGGCAGCTTCCTCGGGAATCTCTTCGGACTTGGCAAGGATGATGAGCAACAGCAGCAACCGCCCCGGCAAGGGAACCCGGCTCCGGGATATTCCAATCCGACCGGCTACGGCGCTCCCTCCTCCACACCCGGCTATGCCCCGGTAACGAACGCACCGGCACCGCCGCAACAGGGCTACCCCGTGCAGCCCGGCTACGGACAGCCGGGATACGGACAACCCGCCTATGGATACCCACCCCAGGGCGCACCGTATGGCTATGGCGGTCAGCCTCAGGGCGGCATGTTCGGCGGAGGCGGCGGTGGGTTCCTGCAGGGCGCGATGCAAACTGCGGCAGGCGTCGTCGCAGGTGAGTTCGCCTTCCGAGCGATCGAAGACGTCTTCAGCGGCTTCGGTCACGGCGGTGGAGAGCGTGGCTTCGGTGGCGGAGAAGTCGTAAACAACTACTACGAAGACCGTCCCGCTGACAGCGGCGGGGGTGGCTTCGGCGATCGCCTGGCCAAGGCAGACGATTACAACGGCGGCGTCAGTTCGGACATTGAAGACCGGCGCGGTGAATCCCATGGCTTTCTGGGATCCAGTGACGACAGCGGCAACGACGGTTCAAATTTTGCCGATGACTCTGGCAGCTTCGACGACGGCGGCTTTGACGGCGGAGATAGAGGCGGGGACGACAACAGCTACTAG
- a CDS encoding FAD-binding oxidoreductase, translating into MANPAQSPELLHRTSPSTEPPVRPQSHVDDQFEGAAPFSSWGRYPNYNATVVPLSWQTDFPAVVKKYDGMASGALAVGMGRSYGDSCLLKDGHLLVTTGMNRLLAWDQETGILTAEAGLTLAQLLDFAVPRGYFLPVSPGTKYVTLAGAVANDIHGKNHHVNGTFGRHVTQFELVRSDGTHMLCSPTENPDWYAATIGGLGLTGVITWIQIRLKPVVSRLIDYEGIQFHGVDEFLALTEQYKHVEYTVSWIDCSSTGKNFARGIFMLGDHSKIPDQLTISPEPKLVFPFDAPSMALNSATVSAFNTVFFHKQIKPRVRALQDYEPFFYPLDKVLHWNRMYGKSGLLQFQYAIPWESAREGTIAILNEVAKSGLASFLAVLKAFGDVPSPGLMSFPQPGITLALDFPIKPDKSFPLFDRLASMTLDYGGKLYPAKDARMTAAQFQTAYPQWQQFARYKDPLLTSSFWERVTQQ; encoded by the coding sequence ATGGCTAACCCCGCACAGTCCCCGGAGCTTTTGCATCGCACGTCTCCCTCCACGGAGCCGCCTGTGCGGCCGCAGTCTCACGTTGACGATCAGTTTGAAGGGGCCGCACCGTTTTCGTCGTGGGGGCGCTACCCGAACTACAACGCGACCGTGGTGCCACTAAGCTGGCAGACGGATTTTCCTGCCGTTGTGAAGAAGTACGACGGTATGGCCAGTGGCGCGCTTGCCGTGGGAATGGGCCGCAGCTATGGCGATAGCTGCCTGCTGAAGGATGGTCACCTGCTGGTGACGACGGGAATGAACCGCCTGCTGGCCTGGGATCAGGAGACGGGTATTCTGACCGCCGAAGCGGGCCTCACGCTGGCTCAGCTGCTCGATTTTGCTGTTCCTCGTGGATACTTCCTGCCCGTCTCGCCCGGCACGAAGTACGTAACCCTTGCGGGAGCGGTGGCGAACGACATCCACGGTAAGAACCATCACGTGAACGGTACCTTTGGTCGGCATGTCACGCAGTTTGAGCTGGTGCGTAGTGATGGCACGCACATGCTCTGCTCCCCAACGGAAAACCCCGACTGGTATGCGGCCACCATCGGTGGACTTGGGCTGACCGGCGTCATCACATGGATCCAGATCCGGCTGAAGCCCGTTGTCTCGCGGTTGATTGATTACGAGGGGATTCAGTTTCACGGCGTTGACGAGTTCCTCGCGCTGACCGAACAGTACAAACACGTGGAGTACACCGTTAGCTGGATCGACTGCAGCAGCACCGGCAAGAACTTTGCTCGCGGCATCTTCATGCTGGGCGATCACTCCAAGATTCCGGATCAATTGACGATCTCACCGGAGCCGAAGCTGGTCTTCCCGTTTGACGCGCCCAGCATGGCGCTGAACTCGGCTACGGTGTCGGCGTTCAATACGGTCTTCTTCCATAAGCAGATCAAGCCGCGTGTGCGTGCCCTGCAGGACTACGAGCCGTTCTTCTATCCGCTGGACAAGGTGCTGCACTGGAACCGTATGTACGGCAAGAGCGGCCTGTTGCAGTTTCAGTACGCCATCCCGTGGGAGAGCGCGCGCGAGGGCACGATTGCCATTCTGAACGAGGTGGCGAAGTCCGGCCTGGCCAGCTTCCTTGCGGTGCTGAAGGCATTTGGCGATGTGCCATCGCCCGGCCTGATGAGCTTTCCGCAGCCGGGCATTACGCTGGCCCTGGACTTCCCGATCAAACCGGACAAGAGCTTCCCGCTCTTCGACCGTCTCGCGAGCATGACGCTGGACTACGGCGGCAAGCTGTATCCCGCGAAGGATGCGCGTATGACTGCGGCGCAGTTCCAGACAGCGTATCCGCAGTGGCAGCAGTTCGCGCGCTACAAGGATCCGTTGCTGACCAGCAGCTTCTGGGAGCGGGTCACGCAGCAGTAG
- a CDS encoding serine hydrolase domain-containing protein translates to MTATRSAVVLGALLVSVSASGQSIRRLDGTRIAAEDAGQFAAKTLEEDHVTGAQIVVLNDGKTVWSYAYGLRHKDPDQPMTTETTTWAASITKAVFATYVMQLVERHQFDLDKPIAQQLPKPLDEYEAYKDAASEIVKDPRWSKLTPRMCLSHTSGLLNIARMQEPEGKLRFHSEPGDHYSYSGEGINLVQFVLEQQQGKPLDILMQDAIFGPLEMTRTSEIYQKRFADNVADRFDRDERFHAQTRRFPARAAGNMTTSAEDLGRFAEALFAGKILSAKTQQQMLFPQVRIQTLHQFAFAKNEPEGVEAKQVGLAYGVGWGLLTHTRFGPAFFKEGHGDGAQNYMICFTRRRDCMVVLTNSDNGELAFRPLLEKILGDSVTPWEWEGYTPAAIAAGRANP, encoded by the coding sequence ATGACCGCCACGCGCAGTGCAGTTGTTCTTGGAGCCTTGCTTGTTTCAGTGAGTGCCTCCGGCCAGAGTATTCGCCGTCTGGATGGAACGCGCATCGCGGCTGAGGATGCCGGTCAGTTTGCCGCGAAGACGCTTGAAGAAGATCACGTTACCGGAGCGCAGATCGTCGTTCTTAACGATGGCAAGACGGTGTGGAGTTATGCGTACGGTTTGCGGCATAAAGATCCCGATCAACCCATGACTACGGAGACGACAACGTGGGCTGCGTCGATTACGAAGGCAGTCTTTGCGACGTATGTCATGCAGTTAGTGGAGCGGCATCAGTTCGATCTGGATAAGCCGATTGCGCAGCAGTTGCCGAAGCCGCTGGACGAGTACGAAGCGTACAAGGATGCTGCATCCGAGATCGTGAAAGATCCTCGCTGGTCCAAGCTGACGCCGCGCATGTGTCTTTCGCATACGTCCGGTCTGCTGAACATCGCGCGTATGCAGGAGCCGGAAGGAAAGCTCCGATTCCACTCTGAGCCCGGCGACCATTATTCGTACTCCGGTGAAGGCATCAACCTGGTGCAATTTGTTCTTGAGCAACAGCAGGGCAAGCCGCTGGACATCCTCATGCAGGACGCTATCTTCGGGCCCCTTGAGATGACACGGACATCGGAGATCTACCAGAAGCGGTTCGCAGATAACGTGGCTGACCGATTCGACCGGGATGAGAGATTTCATGCACAAACGCGACGTTTTCCTGCAAGAGCTGCCGGCAATATGACAACGAGCGCGGAGGACCTGGGGCGCTTTGCCGAGGCACTCTTCGCCGGGAAAATCCTCAGTGCAAAGACGCAGCAGCAGATGCTCTTTCCGCAAGTACGCATTCAGACGCTGCATCAATTTGCCTTCGCGAAGAACGAGCCTGAGGGAGTGGAGGCGAAGCAGGTCGGCCTCGCCTACGGTGTGGGCTGGGGTCTGTTGACGCATACGCGCTTCGGGCCGGCTTTCTTTAAGGAAGGGCACGGCGATGGTGCGCAAAATTACATGATCTGTTTCACGCGGCGGCGGGACTGCATGGTCGTGCTGACGAACAGTGACAACGGCGAACTCGCGTTTCGTCCGCTGCTGGAGAAGATTCTGGGCGACTCAGTGACCCCTTGGGAGTGGGAGGGATACACGCCTGCCGCCATAGCGGCTGGCCGTGCGAATCCGTAG